cccatcaaatttgatctaataataattatcatttccttgataaaataatcaatttaatgtcaaattaatcaaaaatatatttttttcataatttgattgaaaaatttgcttccataactgagatagattttatttttatacaaacctgaaatggcggctaatttaaaaagccgTGATataccaatctgaatttcaaaacaacagtaATTAGGTTATTTGGTAggcattctattccaatttcttttaaaaataatagaaaaatagaaatcctatttaaaatgagtaatttaaatggaaataattctgaaataacctttcaatattatttataccggtacgagtaggtctaacctatatgtgtaggctaactgaagcatggatgaagtctaggatggttggttatcaactttaaaaatgtcaattcaggtattttaatttgtgtctcTCATTcagtaatgtctaaaaattattcaattgtttcaaaaatacattttaaaccaattatacgacttgtgtactagagtattttgatagaatggtgaaaaaaatggcggctgagaattgtttgtctaATTTTGTACAGTGACTGTCAAaagtaacaataaaatattccGGCAAACAgtcaacattgcaaagctagagagagatatcgttatctgttttgttgtatgatagaaaaggacagcaacagtattgtcaattctgcactgccattataacgtggacctcactatatgccTCTCCATCTTCTTACTCCCAAACTCCTCACATCATTCAACAACTCATCCAACCATCTGTTTCTGGGTCTccaattttgtaaattcatgaAATGTATAATATTTAGGACTCTGTTACTTGTTAGCATTTAATGCTATTACATTACATTATCGTGTATCCATTAATCTTGTGACGAAAATGGTTCTTTTTTGCAGGCTCGTCAGCGTCGAAACAGGACCTGGAGGATGCGTTCTCGTACTACGGGCCAATCAGGAACGTGTGGGTGGCGCGCAATCCGCCCGGCTTCGCCTTTGTGGAGTTCGAGGACCCGCGCGACGCCGAAGACGCCGTTCGTGGTCTAGATGGGCGGTCAGTGTAGGCGCACTTACAATTACTATCCAATTATTAGTCTATagtctgtataaaataagtGGAGACTTGGCTCCCTCacccgaagaaattacagggttgccaaatcgtaaATAAAATTGCAAATATCCAACTTAACGTCAGAATTTgttgtagaatatcatccccgatatcccaGTAGTGCTAataaagtttcagggttgaaggattaaaaggtaattttaattttttgatgaaattGGGAACATtgcgaaaatttgtttttcttttatatcacttctctcagaatcatgagGCGTCGTAATGCGTGACAGTTTTATATCAAAATAACGGGAAGAATGTTTCCTTTCCATTGGTATCATCTTCATTTTTATCTcatcttcattttttaattaatgattatgtatattttcgacatgctagaaactttgtttcaaaagataagtggaagtgggtggtgaaagcgagaaggtttctcataaataattgaaattatttttccaattgtcaaaagtagtcggaagacCATATTTTGGCCTCACAGGAGTTTCAGTGTCTAGGATAGCGGCTGAATAGTGTGCCACCTTATGCCTGtaccaataaaaacaaaatacagaatacttgaaaaattcagcgactgcaagccacatgacaacctcgcctcgaataatccaagcagtgttgCATTGCAGCCTTTCTaaaggcaatcagctgcttgcgtttgaaataattcagtcaaatatcttgtATATTGCTAgattttagcatacaatttagtacacaatgcataccatgcagccgctctTCTGAGGCTAGGCGTACACCAGTTAGCCAAGACAAGatacgtttagtcacaatacttcacatagttgcttatggagtcatgtctaattgcaatgactaatcagtgcaAATTGCGTCTTAAGCAACAgtttgaagtattgtgactaaacgtgactagtcttgtcttgactgatcggtgtgtgaccagccttaggctaggcacataccagttagtcaagacaagacatgatcagacacaatacttcacattgttgcttatgacgcaacacacactgattagtcattgcaattcgACATGTCATGATAGGCATTGGCATGGCATGGTCTtcaggctaggcacacaccagttagtcaagacaagacaagacatgatcagtcacaatacttcacatagttgatTATGACGCAGCActcactgattagtcattgctattcgacatgtcttcataagcaactatgtgaagtattgtgactgaatgtgtctgatcatgtcttgtcttgtcttgtcctgactaactggtgtgtgcttAGCCTAAAAGAAATTCATTTTGGAAAGCTTGaaatgatgaaaagtgaaatgtgcgtgttcgtggcgcatacgTCTTCAGATATCGACATCGATATCATTCAGATATCTCatttaggctaggcgcacaccagtcagtcaagacaagacaaaacACGTTTAGTcataatacttcacattgttgcttatgacgcaactcagactggttagtcattgcaattagatatgttttcataagcaactagactatgtgaagtattgtgactgaacgtgtctgatcatgtcttgtcttgtctttactaactggtgtgcgcctagcctaactttaaaattccttggtGACTTCATTTCAACGTCATAACATCCTACCTGTTTTAGTTTGTCTGGAATAGGCACTCGCAGATCTGAGGCACTCCCGCATTGATTATTCTTATGTTCTACTGTATTGTTATTGATATTGTTCAATAGTTGATGTGGTCCGAATTGATAATTCTTAAGTATTACTGTATTGTTATTAATATTGTTCAATAGTTGATGTGGTTTATGTCGTTGTTTGACATTATTCTATGTTTTTAACagtaattatttgtaattgtcGAATTTTTACTGACGTACTCGACCCGGTTGTCTTTCAGTAGCGTTTGCGGGCGACGTGTGCGCGTGGAGATGTCGAACGGCTCGCGCAAAGGTGGTTTCCGCGGTCCCCCGCCGCGCAGCCGCGGCCGCCCCTTCCACCCGGAGGACCGCTGCTACGAGTGCGGTGAGCGCGGCCACTATGCACGCGACTGTGGACGCTACAGGCGCGGAGGCGGCGGTGGACGTAGGAGGTGAGTCCAGTGCCGTTTGTTCGGTTTCAAATTTGCCGTTGTCGAGAATAGAATGTGTTGGTTTCAAATTTGTCGTTTAAAATAGTGCCACTCGAGtgtatttgtttcaaatttgtcgTCGTTGTTGACGTGTGTTGGCACAGTAGTGGACTGAGTTTGATTTGTTAGGCTGGTCATTaacctaccgttagtggccaaaCTTATCCAGCCATCCTGGGGTTAGTGGTGCAGCTAGccaagtattttttttgtaCAAATTGAGGTTTTGTACTCAACTGGCCAGATATAACATTATTCATAAATCTACAGGGGCTGGCTACTTgatgataaataattgatgaagatgatttgaaaatgttttttttttgtgaaagttCAAAGTTCGAGTTTTAATcttctttaacctcaaaattgttccagcaatcagattttcaacttgaacatgtgtaacgctagttcgcctccatggtgcacattgggtaacgctaaatggactagcaaataatggtggtcagacaaacttatgttctcctgaccgaaaactacacatctcaaagaatttagaaatatacagtgtatatctaggcatttgagactcatgagctgtatatttgttgtgtatctgccatacgctaaataaataaatattcgataattttattataaatagtcaATAGAATCACTATTAGACATGGAGGAACTCTCTTACGAGTCTGTGAAATTTGAATCTCTGGAATGGAGAAGAACCAAATTTTATGCGATGTTCTTTATAAATGTCTTCATGGGCAAGTGAATATTGGCGAACAAGGagttgaggctgtgcaaaggctaaaaacaaactttctactagtgatatttttcagtttttcgatttgtatatcatgaggctatgaaaatgaaaaaaaaatctcaagaaaacatttttttcccatcattactttttgagatatgagcgcctaaagttaatATTTATGGGACAGAACACTTCAAGTTCGgcaagagataaatccatgagatttagaggatagattcttcatggtattgctgatctagtaaaacaaaactcttctgaaaatatcaatttttgagaatgttatttcatttacaaaaaataactcaaaaaaagCTATTTtaggtcatttttagtaaattgaataactttctcaaaaatcgatattttcagaagttgtgttttactagatcaacaataccatgaagaatctatcctctaaatttcattGATTCATCTCTCAcctaacttgaaatgttctgtcccaaaaatccAAACTTtaagcgctcatatctcaaaaagtaatgatcgaaaaaaaaatttcttgagaaaacattttcttttTGTTAGCctcatgatatacaaatcgaaaaatatcacaagtagaaattttatttttagttgtTCCTCCACGAAATTTGAGGCTTTTCACGCTTTCCTAAGAAGTTGTACCTCCCCTTTGGAGAGATGTATTGAAGTTGGCAATAAATTGTCTAATCAAATTGACTTCTTTGAAGCACCCAATATTTTCAAGAGGAAAATTCTGTCAATGTAAAACATACTCGAGTGATACGAGTTctaaatgtttgtttttttttgacaaCTGCAATATACTAAGGCCATGTGCCGTTCTATTGCACGAAAATGCCTAAGCATACTTACTAGTCACGATTACCTCCCCCCcctttttttataataataatatcgagtgacctagctggctcaggtctggtgtcagagttttcaggtcgcaactgatcaatttcagggcctctgacatgatctaacgactgctttttaatGACGCGATTGGTTTGGAGTATTATTCCCGAATGTATGAATGACACAGTGATTCTAATTCCTATTCTATTCCTAATAGAATGTTAGAATATTCTATTCCAGTACTGACACTATACTTCTAATGGTATAGTGATTGTATGTAATGACATTATTCATCATTGCTTATACAGTAGGTAataccatagaggaacaatagcgtaagtagatatcccatggtatagggtgtttatttcgctacttttactgttatctcaagctgatagtccacgtagttctttcctgtgaagctttatgacgctggtatagtgaggtccacattataatggcagtgtacaattgacaatactgtttctgtccttttctatcatacaacataacagatagcactatctctctctctttgcaatgttgtctatttgccagaatattttatatttacttttgacagtgactgtacataACTGAACAAACCATTTTCTCACtcaaaattctatttttatattatttttaaaggaaattggaatagaatacctaccaaataactcaatttctgttgttttgaaattcagatttttgtatcacagctttttaaattagctgccatttcaggtttgtataaaaataaaaatctgatcccagtcatgaaagcaaatttttgaatcaaattatgaaaaaatatattttcttgatcaatttgacattaatttgatcaatttaaattgattattttatcaaggaaattataattattattagattaaatttaatgggatgaattgagtaacagctttGTACAAttagtggcaaaatggagagacttggcaacgtttttctcctatctttcttcactgccattataacgtggacctcactatagtctctcatattgtgccgttcataaactcttacccggtcaaaacagtaaatatcgacagtaatcggcttgagataacagtaaaagttgcgacataaacgcccttataccatgggatatctacttacgctattgtttctctatggtaatacagTGGAAACTCGATATAGTACATCTCAATGGACCGCTCAAAAAATGTACAATTACGAGGTCTCTACTAGATCGGAGTCTACTACTAAGTTAAGGTTGAAAGCTATATGGTTGCACTTTCCAAGGGACTACGGGGAAAAATGTACTATAACGGGATGTACTATATCGAGTTTCCAGTGTAATATTTGGTCAGTTGAGTATAAAACCAAAGATTGCCCGAAATGACATTACCTTAAGTTGGTAATACGGATAGTATTTCAACaataagggccgtttgcacagtcaaaggtTAAACtcaatttaatcagctggtggcttaaactcagaATGAAACgcattataacaaactagacttgatacggatttaatccagtttgaaatgaaatttagtttaaactgtcactgtgcaaacgccCTAATAGTATGACTTGGGTATTTTGTCCAATAATTTGTATGTAATTTTAGGTCAGttgaatacaaaaatataactaGGCCCTATGATTGATATTCAAGATAAACGACTTCAGTGAGAGAATTGTGTATTGGATGCTTGTAATTCTCAAAAGCAATCtgaaaactataatattatttccaaattttcTCTCGCAGCgcatgttaaaattattatttggcAAATTAAGGGtcggttttcgagctcgggatttgactAAGTCCTAGactgaacagctggagtcagaaaattagctttccaaaacggggcgtggtcgcagtttttattttctcgtttctataataattggaaacgtttttccttgacaaaattaaacaattcaaaatagctgaaactttacaccattttctctttattttattttgtgtttaatctTCCAGcttttagaaatttaatttaaacgtgactatgacaatgactatgactacgccccgtttcggaaagccaattttctgactccagctgtttaaagtctagaacttggccaaatcccgagctcggaaaccggctcttaaTTTTGCAAAGCTTAAAAAATGTCACgtgttttataatttgaaagatGTGAAATTGTTTTATGACTAGACTCTACACTAAATAGGTAGTGATTTTCAAATTGATCACATTCATGTGCTTAGTTTTAGCACGTTTTATTGCCATTCTATCaatcattattgatttatttttgttcatttgcAGATAATTTGAAAGTTTCTTTTATTTGCAAGCGTTATAATGTCGAGAGAAatttaatttcacaaaaaaatgcCGTCCAAACAGTGCAATTATAACACAATTCTTATATCTTGACAGTGTGTGATGGATATGCAAACATGCTAACTCCGATCTTGACCACTGCCAAGCTATTATAATTGTCAGGAAGTGGCTGTATAGAATATTCTAGATGTTTCTCGACTTTTATTCCTAGATTATTTCACTAGGCCACTTTTGGGCAATTATTTGCACATTTTGGACGAACTAGTTTTCAAATGTGTCTCttctttaaatattttgttcattcattTATGTAGAATTGATGTTTCATTTTTATGTTGATGTTCATGTTTATTTTAATGATATCTTTTCAAGGAAATGAAGAAGAGTGAagacaatactatattattgcAAGTGtaaatgatattattaatttattatagttctgaGAAAGTATGTTCAGGCTCTAGAGgctaatttaaaataattattatttttacgcCTGCACGAAAACTATAATCAATCTGCAAAAATAATTAGATTTAAAATATAAACAGCTAAAACGTGGAATACTTATGCTTTTTGTTGCGATAAACATGAACGTGCTAAACGACAAAATTCGTTCCTGTTCAAGATTTAGAAGCATTTGaaaattcttttctttttcagttccaaacaaaataagaagaagaatattataGTCATAGCTGTGGTCGCAATGAGCAATTTGTTCGAGAAATCACACTGATTTTATTTTGATCTCTGATATtatttctaaaggtgcgtacagatttacgcgccgcgaacattgaattgaattgaaatgaaaatttctttattcatcaaaatgcacAAAATACATCTGAACAGTGTCAAATTACAACAAGAATTATTAATATCGTCACAAAATCATCCTTTACACATGAAGAAGTcacaaattatgataaaaaacaaGATTCTAAAATCTTGCAGTCAAATTGACATACTCTTGCAAAGAGTATAGGGATAGTCCCACCAAATATTCCTTTAATTTTTTGTAGGTATTTAACCTCCTCTATTTCTTTCAACTCTCTAggaagtatattgaaaaattttctccccataaaaaatgtttttttcttaaAGAAATCCAATCTATGCCTCTCCTCGATCCATCCAAATCTGGTGTTGTAGCCATGTGTTTCGTTTCGTGATCCTGTTGACGATTATTGACTttacatgagcaattcactttttaatcagctgatgccaagctttttatatctgtatcttaccgtttctgtaaaaatacagatatagtcagctgattaaaagtgaattgctcatgttcgcggtgcgtaaatctatacgcacctttagataatTGCCACACAGCTGTGACTCTGTAAAATAAAGGCTCTAATTCAAGATTGAACAAATCTTACCCTCAATGTTGAGAgtgtaaaatataatatttcaaccACCAAGAtaaatactatattattatacaacACTGTTGTTAATGAAATTATGTAAATCTTTGTGCGTATTGTCTTCACTCCTTCTATTCTAGTCTCAACAGGGGTGAGTATATTTATTTGATAAGTAGTATATAGTCTAAATGACTTGATACTAAAGGGCGGACTAAATTGTTGAAGAGTACTTAGGCTGTAAGTTACACATTCAATAAGTTTTTGTATGTTTTAATTGGGTGACAACTAAGTTGCTTGTATGTTTATCGAGCGGCAACTAAGTTGCTTGTCTGTTTTAATTGGACGGCAACTAAGATGCTTGTATATTTTAATTGAGCGGCAACTAAGTTGCTGTCTGACTAACTGCTACTATAGAAATACTGTCCTAAACAAGTTTTTGTTGCTACATTTTTGTAGGCAGTTCGGCTGAGATCTGCTTCTCGCAGCCTACTGACTTCGCAGAATGGTTGTGACTGATTGATGTGATTCTGCCTCTCAGTGGTTCAGCCAGCAAACTGCTCTCAGCCCTAGCTTGAATCATGAATCAGTCGCGCGGCCCCACAGTGCTCGTTGGCCCCTACTAGCTACCCTTCACGCTATGCTTGTCGCCTCTCACAATAAGGCACTTTTCGGAGTTATTGGGGTTAGGAAACGCGAACAGGTCTCTTATCAGGTCTTGAAGGTTTGTAATAGAATAAGAAAGGAACCTcacattaaggctgtgcaaaagctgaaaataaactttctactcgtgatatttttcaaagtttttccatttgtatatcattaagctatgaaaatgaaaaagttttctcaggaaaaaaaaattccgatcattactttttgagatatgagcgctcaaagtttaaatttttgggacagaacatttcaaattcggttagagataaatccatgagatttagaggatagatttcatggtattgttgatctagtaaaacaaaaattttctgaaaatatcaatttttgaaaaagttattcaatttaccaaaaataactcaacaaaaagtcatttctggttatttttagtaaattgaataattatcttaaatggatattttcagaaaatttttgttttacttgatcaacaataccatgaagaatctatcctctaaatctcatagatttatTATCTctaaccgaatttgaaatgttctgtcccaaaaatttaaactttgagcgctcatatctcaaaaagtaatgatcggaaaaaaaaatttcctgagaaaactttttcattttgattgcttaatgatatacaaatggaaaaactttgaaaattatcacgagtagaaagtttatttttagcctttgcacactTGAGGCAAGTTTCACCTGTGAAGTTGAAATTTCTTATTCGGAGTGATAGTTGTGGTTAGGAAACGCGAACAGGTTTCTTACCAAGTCTTCCAggtttgtaattcaataaaaaaggCACAGGGCATTATTTTGGTATTTTGTATTTTGCCATTCTATTGTGATTGAGGCCTCAAATGGGCTGTAGTGCCAAGGAGCTGAGCTGGATtgccacatatcagtatcagtttccagtacagtgaaaatattattttcatgagTTCTAATACTAGTTCTAATATTGGGTTTGTTTAATTTGGAGTTAAAGACCATCAACTATTTGTTTCCTCTCAGCCCGACCGAGCAAGTCCTATGAATAGTTCCATTATATCTCattggaataatattttatctgaATCTGACacctgatactgatatgtgggattCCAGTTTTAGTGCTTAGTATCAGGGTTTAACGTTTACAATTGatggttttttttttattttgtttatcagTTTTGAATTGTGGTTTCTGAATCATGTTTCTAAGTTTGGAAGTGTGATACTAAAGGTTTCTTGATCGGGGTTTCAGGTTTTAGTTGAGGTTCGGTATTGTGATTGAGGTTTTTATTCGGGGTTTCAAGTTTGTAGTTGAGGTTCGGAATCGTAATTACTCGGGGTTCAGGTTTGGAATTTCCAGGTTTTTAGTAAGATAGAATCGATATTAACAAAAATCAGTTGGTAATATTTGATCGAATATACCGATATACTGAATTACAGCTGTGTACCTATAGGTTTGAGGTTCAGAATTGTGATTGAAGTCTCGGGCTATcagatttgtatatcatcaagctatcaaaatgaaaaggttttctcagaaaaacattttttcgatcattaatttttgagatatgagcggctaaactttaaatttccgggacagatcatttcaaatttggtaagagatgaatccatgagatttgaaggataaattcttcatggtattgttgattctagtaaaacaaaaattttcttaaaatatcaatttttgagaaagctattcaatttaccaaaaataactttcagttgagttatttttggtctttctcaaaaattgatattttaagaaaatttttgttttactagatcaacaatacaatgaacTTTCAGAATAGTACAATAATACCCctgtaaagtttgattttaccATGCTGTTCTGCAAACTGAAACCCTACCAAACCGTAGTTGAATTCTCGTTTGTTAAAACGGTCAACTGTTGATATTTTCCGGGAATAATCAACTGTGCCGTTACCAGTTGAACTATGCCGTTGATAATCATCGTTGAATACAGTGTATTAGTATTATAGGATTGGTTGTTTATCGTTGAAGCAGGATTGCATTCTCTTTTCGTTAACGGTGAACTAGTTTGAGAGTATTCTCGTTTCGTTAACGTTGAACTAGTTGATGTTGAAACTAATTGTGCCATAATGTGATTGGTGACAAGCAAGCCGGCTTCCGTCGGTGTGAGACCTGCGAACCGAAGTAGCTTCACTACgtagagcgagagagagagagccaaGTAGCTTCACTACTCACTAGAAAGAGACCAcactactcacacacactcactcacagcGAGAGGCACGCACTCGCAAGCTCCTCCGTTTAAGAAAGaccctctcctcttctcttgATTGATACGCTCTCGAAATTAAGTGAGTCTCTTTTTGCAAATAAATAGCTAAGCGACAACTCCACTTGTTGCTaaactaaatatttcaatatttcttatgttttgtttctattattttgtattttggtaAAGTTTATTGATGCAGGACCGCTCGTAAATGGTAATGTGTATGTTGATTTCATTTAAGAACTAACTTTGAGGTCTAATGGAAGGAATAACTTGAAAACTTATT
The genomic region above belongs to Nilaparvata lugens isolate BPH chromosome 5, ASM1435652v1, whole genome shotgun sequence and contains:
- the LOC111046490 gene encoding serine/arginine-rich splicing factor 7 isoform X9, yielding MSGRYRDSGNPDCKIYVGDLGSSASKQDLEDAFSYYGPIRNVWVARNPPGFAFVEFEDPRDAEDAVRGLDGRVCGRRVRVEMSNGSRKGGFRGPPPRSRGRPFHPEDRCYECGERGHYARDCGRYRRGGGGGRRRQFG
- the LOC111046490 gene encoding serine/arginine-rich splicing factor 7 isoform X4, with the protein product MSGRYRDSGNPDCKIYVGDLGSSASKQDLEDAFSYYGPIRNVWVARNPPGFAFVEFEDPRDAEDAVRGLDGRVCGRRVRVEMSNGSRKGGFRGPPPRSRGRPFHPEDRCYECGERGHYARDCGRYRRGGGGGRRRSRSRSRDRRSRSRSASRSRSRDRRSRSRTPKDRSKSRSRSRSRSRSRSRDSPERNGNA
- the LOC111046490 gene encoding serine/arginine-rich splicing factor 7 isoform X3 yields the protein MSGRYRDSGNPDCKIYVGDLGSSASKQDLEDAFSYYGPIRNVWVARNPPGFAFVEFEDPRDAEDAVRGLDGRSVCGRRVRVEMSNGSRKGGFRGPPPRSRGRPFHPEDRCYECGERGHYARDCGRYRRGGGGGRRRSRSRSRDRRSRSRSASRSRSRDRRSRSRTPKDRSKSRSRSRSRSRSRSRDSPERNGNA
- the LOC111046490 gene encoding serine/arginine-rich splicing factor 7 isoform X2, which encodes MSGRYRDSGNPDCKIYVGDLGSSASKQDLEDAFSYYGPIRNVWVARNPPGFAFVEFEDPRDAEDAVRGLDGRSVVCGRRVRVEMSNGSRKGGFRGPPPRSRGRPFHPEDRCYECGERGHYARDCGRYRRGGGGGRRRSRSRSRDRRSRSRSASRSRSRDRRSRSRTPKDRSKSRSRSRSRSRSRSRDSPERNGNA
- the LOC111046490 gene encoding serine/arginine-rich splicing factor 7 isoform X7, translating into MSGRYRDSGNPDCKIYVGDLGSSASKQDLEDAFSYYGPIRNVWVARNPPGFAFVEFEDPRDAEDAVRGLDGRSVCGRRVRVEMSNGSRKGGFRGPPPRSRGRPFHPEDRCYECGERGHYARDCGRYRRGGGGGRRRSRSRSRDRRSRSRSASRSRSRDRRSRSRTPKDRSKSRSRSRSRSRSRN
- the LOC111046490 gene encoding serine/arginine-rich splicing factor 7 isoform X5, with protein sequence MSGRYRDSGNPDCKIYVGDLGSSASKQDLEDAFSYYGPIRNVWVARNPPGFAFVEFEDPRDAEDAVRGLDGRSVSVCGRRVRVEMSNGSRKGGFRGPPPRSRGRPFHPEDRCYECGERGHYARDCGRYRRGGGGGRRRSRSRSRDRRSRSRSASRSRSRDRRSRSRTPKDRSKSRSRSRSRSRSRN
- the LOC111046490 gene encoding serine/arginine-rich splicing factor 7 isoform X6 produces the protein MSGRYRDSGNPDCKIYVGDLGSSASKQDLEDAFSYYGPIRNVWVARNPPGFAFVEFEDPRDAEDAVRGLDGRSVVCGRRVRVEMSNGSRKGGFRGPPPRSRGRPFHPEDRCYECGERGHYARDCGRYRRGGGGGRRRSRSRSRDRRSRSRSASRSRSRDRRSRSRTPKDRSKSRSRSRSRSRSRN
- the LOC111046490 gene encoding serine/arginine-rich splicing factor 7 isoform X1, which produces MSGRYRDSGNPDCKIYVGDLGSSASKQDLEDAFSYYGPIRNVWVARNPPGFAFVEFEDPRDAEDAVRGLDGRSVSVCGRRVRVEMSNGSRKGGFRGPPPRSRGRPFHPEDRCYECGERGHYARDCGRYRRGGGGGRRRSRSRSRDRRSRSRSASRSRSRDRRSRSRTPKDRSKSRSRSRSRSRSRSRDSPERNGNA
- the LOC111046490 gene encoding serine/arginine-rich splicing factor 7 isoform X8, whose product is MSGRYRDSGNPDCKIYVGDLGSSASKQDLEDAFSYYGPIRNVWVARNPPGFAFVEFEDPRDAEDAVRGLDGRVCGRRVRVEMSNGSRKGGFRGPPPRSRGRPFHPEDRCYECGERGHYARDCGRYRRGGGGGRRRSRSRSRDRRSRSRSASRSRSRDRRSRSRTPKDRSKSRSRSRSRSRSRN